The proteins below are encoded in one region of Pseudomonas putida S13.1.2:
- a CDS encoding AEC family transporter, with translation MFASLFAVLAPVFIVAGIGFAWARKGLDYPTDFIARVVMTVGTPSLVLSTLSRTELNPDAFTSMAVACLLCTLGMALAALLVCRASGMHWRVLLPAFMFPNTGNMGLPISLYAFGEHGLALAVAFFLTLSIVQFTIGMAISGTAASLKALLRNPIVISLAGAMPIIFLDFELPRWLANTADLLGGMTIPLMLLTLGVSLASIRLRHVGSGLLLGGLRIGLGAAMGWAVGAALGMDNLERAVLVVQSAMPVAVFNYLMAVRANREPEQVANLVMCSTVLSFAWLPVVLAWWM, from the coding sequence ATGTTCGCGTCGTTGTTCGCAGTCCTGGCCCCGGTTTTCATCGTTGCCGGCATCGGCTTTGCCTGGGCCCGCAAGGGCCTGGACTACCCCACCGACTTCATCGCCCGGGTAGTGATGACCGTCGGTACCCCGTCGCTGGTGCTGTCCACCCTCAGCCGCACCGAGCTGAACCCGGATGCCTTCACCAGCATGGCCGTGGCCTGCCTGCTGTGCACCCTGGGCATGGCCCTGGCCGCGTTGCTGGTGTGTCGCGCTTCGGGCATGCATTGGCGAGTACTGCTGCCGGCGTTCATGTTCCCTAACACGGGCAACATGGGCCTGCCGATAAGCCTGTACGCCTTTGGTGAGCACGGCCTGGCCCTGGCCGTGGCGTTTTTCCTGACCCTGTCGATCGTGCAATTCACCATCGGCATGGCCATTTCCGGCACGGCGGCTTCGCTCAAGGCGCTGCTGCGCAACCCTATCGTCATCAGCCTGGCCGGTGCCATGCCCATCATCTTTCTCGATTTCGAGCTACCACGCTGGCTGGCAAACACCGCAGATTTGCTGGGCGGCATGACTATCCCGCTGATGCTGCTGACCCTGGGGGTGTCACTGGCCAGCATTCGCCTGCGTCACGTGGGCAGTGGCCTGTTGCTGGGCGGCTTGCGCATTGGCCTTGGGGCTGCGATGGGCTGGGCAGTAGGGGCGGCGCTAGGTATGGACAACCTTGAGCGCGCGGTCCTGGTGGTGCAGTCGGCGATGCCGGTGGCGGTGTTCAACTACCTGATGGCGGTGCGGGCCAACCGTGAACCAGAGCAGGTGGCGAACTTGGTGATGTGTTCCACGGTGCTGTCGTTTGCCTGGTTGCCGGTGGTGCTGGCCTGGTGGATGTAG
- a CDS encoding MFS transporter, producing MSPRLLAMALAPLLGLFIIALGNGFMSSLTTLRLGAAGESATTIGVVSSTYFIGLTLGAIFNDRLILRIGHIRAYTSFASLIAATILLQGLFYDVTWWSVLRLINGWAAVGVFLVIESWLLLAGDAKIRGRLLALYMIAFYGAGVIAQAGLGEITQLGDTAPFMLAGVLAALSVLPIVILPRVSPLLDQVEPLKPRQLLGVAPSGLVGCFGSGVAIAGIYALLPLYLQRIGLAVGEVGNMMAWVILGAMLLQYPVGRWSDRKDRQDVLIALAALCVVLSLVTVFLPSDSILLPAMLFLLGGGVFTLYPVAVSHAADRAPSDALVPMIQGLLLINSLGSAMAPVAISPVMTEFGEAGLFWAFAVVNLAMVCFFMWRRGKRPAAEHPAPFTASTTFSPTGAELRVTEDLMHAAQEHPPLEPVENPAPAQRSESH from the coding sequence ATGTCTCCGCGTTTGCTGGCCATGGCGCTGGCGCCCCTGCTCGGGCTGTTCATCATTGCCCTGGGCAACGGCTTCATGTCTTCGCTGACCACCCTGCGCCTGGGCGCTGCCGGTGAATCGGCCACCACCATCGGTGTTGTCTCGTCGACCTACTTCATCGGCCTGACCCTGGGTGCCATCTTCAACGACCGGCTGATCTTGCGCATCGGCCATATCCGCGCCTACACAAGCTTTGCTTCGCTGATCGCCGCGACCATCCTGCTGCAAGGGCTGTTTTACGACGTCACCTGGTGGTCGGTGCTGCGCCTGATCAACGGTTGGGCGGCAGTGGGCGTGTTCCTGGTGATCGAAAGCTGGCTGCTGCTGGCCGGCGACGCGAAAATCCGCGGCCGCCTGCTGGCGCTGTACATGATTGCCTTCTACGGCGCCGGGGTGATTGCCCAGGCAGGCCTTGGCGAAATCACCCAGCTTGGCGACACCGCCCCCTTCATGCTGGCAGGCGTGCTGGCTGCGCTGTCGGTGCTGCCCATCGTGATCCTCCCGCGGGTATCGCCACTGCTGGACCAGGTCGAACCCCTCAAACCGCGCCAATTGCTCGGTGTGGCGCCGTCTGGCCTGGTGGGCTGCTTCGGTTCGGGCGTGGCGATTGCCGGCATCTATGCCCTGCTGCCGCTGTACCTGCAGCGCATCGGCCTGGCGGTCGGCGAGGTCGGCAACATGATGGCCTGGGTGATCCTCGGCGCCATGCTGCTGCAATACCCGGTGGGCCGCTGGTCTGACCGCAAGGACCGCCAGGATGTGCTGATTGCCCTGGCTGCACTGTGCGTGGTGTTGTCGCTGGTCACGGTATTCCTGCCGTCGGACTCGATCCTGCTGCCGGCCATGCTGTTCCTGCTCGGTGGTGGCGTATTCACGCTGTACCCAGTGGCAGTGAGCCATGCGGCCGACCGCGCGCCTTCCGATGCGCTGGTACCAATGATTCAAGGCTTGCTGCTGATCAACTCGCTGGGTTCGGCCATGGCGCCGGTGGCGATCTCGCCGGTGATGACCGAGTTTGGCGAGGCCGGTTTGTTCTGGGCCTTTGCCGTGGTCAACCTGGCCATGGTCTGCTTCTTCATGTGGCGCCGCGGCAAGCGCCCGGCCGCAGAACACCCGGCGCCGTTCACCGCGTCGACCACCTTCTCGCCAACCGGTGCCGAGTTGCGGGTGACCGAAGACCTGATGCATGCGGCGCAAGAGCATCCACCGCTGGAACCGGTCGAAAACCCGGCGCCAGCACAGCGCTCAGAATCTCATTGA